ATTGATTGTGAATTTTGAAAATCTCGGAGAAATCAGACAGACAACCTATTCTGTTTTCATAAGCTTTGGCTGGCTCTGGGGGCCACTTATAATAGCTTTATACAGGTTTCTTAAAAAAGAACGGTTCACGGATAAGTTCTGGAATCAGATTGTTTATTCCGCGATTATAGTTTCTGTATTATGTATAGGAGTAACTCTCAACACCGCGCTTGCCAGAGAAACACGGCTCTTTTTTACACCTTTTGTGTTTATAATACCACTGGCTGTAAGTCATATTTCAAACAGAAAAACATTATTTGAGCAAATGTTAGAAAGAAACCAGGGTTGGAGAATAATCCTGAGCGGTACCGTTCTGTTCACTGGCTGTCTGGTAACAATAGTATTGCTATTTCCCTCTTTCCCATTCCTGCCAATGATTGACTTACATCGCACCCTGTTTGCATTAAATTTGAGCTTGTTTATTGTGATTGCATTACTTGAAAGTAGAAAATACCGTGATCTGTTAATAAGAATCAACCGATGAGAAACGCCAATTATTCACTTCATTGAGTGTGATAATCTCCTCTATTGATCTTGGCAATGTGGAAGACAAGGCCGCGAGCTGCCGCAAAGCTGTAGATGCGTGCAATGAAGCGCTGAAGGTGAGAACGTATGGAGACATCCCGATGCAATACGCGCTGACTCTGGAAAACGCGGGACTGATCTACTGGACGCCGGCTGGAGATGACAACAAGGCTAACGATTGCGCGCTAATGCTCAGGCGCGTTATGAACAGCGTCTGAGGATTCTCTTTTCGACTGATCCCTGCTGATCTGTGATAGACTCATCATGTATTCAGCGCGTTGGTTAAACCATTTGCCTTTAGTATTCAAGAATGTATATTTCCGGCTAATAAGTTTGGCACCTGCCGAGAAGTGATAGGTATGGATCAATGATTAGCTCGTTTGTCTGGAATCCGGAAGAGGGTGGTCGCGAATTTGAGGGAATGATCAATTTCAGCGAACTTCTCACCAAGAAAGATCATGTTTTTTGGGTTGATCTGTCTGAGCCGACCGACGAGGAATCGTACATCCTGACCCACGACTTCAAGTTCCATCCGCTTGCAATTGAAGACGTTTTGAGCGAAATGTCTCGACCAAAAGTCGACGACTACGAGGATTATATATTCGTCGTATTTCTCGTCGCCAGCGGACGCCCGGGTGGCGAGGATGATCTCCCATTCAAGGAGATCGGTCTGTTTCTGACCCGGAATTGCGTCGTGACTGTCCATTTTCAGCGGCTCAAGGTGATCGATTCAATCTTTGCGCGTCTTCATAAAGACGAGAGATTCATCTCGCGCGGAGCGGACTTTTTCTTCCACACGGTACTCGACCATCTCGCTGACACATATTTCCAGACGCTGCTGGTTATCGAGGCCGAGACCGACAAGATCGAGGATGATGTATTCGAGGATCCCGATCCGGAAATCGTCAAACGCATATTCACAATCCGTCGTGACGTGCTCCAGATCAAGCGTACGATTGCACCGCTACGTGAAGTTGTCGCTCAATTTGCTCGGGCCAAGTTCTCCCGGATAGGGGAGAGGACCTCGATCTACTTCTCCGATATTTATGACCATCTCGCGAGGATTTCGGATGAGGCAGATGAGCACAGAGACGCCCTGAACTCGTCGCTCGAAGTCTACTACTCGAACGTGTCGACGCGAACGAATGAGATCATCAAATTCCTGACAATTTTCACTGCGATTTTGCTGCCGCCGTCATTCATCGTCGGTTTTTACGGCATGAATTTTACGACGTTTGCGCCGGGCCTCGAATGGGAGTACGGCTACGTATTCGTTCTTGCGATTATATTGATGGTTGTAGGCGGATTGCTACTTTTCTTCCGAAAGCGCAAGTGGATATAGAGCTTGTCCCGGATACCCCCGATATCTCTTTCGATTGAACTCAGTATCTCTGAATTCTCATCAATCTACAATGAAACCTTGACATCTTTGCGGAGTATGATATATTCATTGACTGACCGGTCGGTCAGTAAGCAAGATGATTTTGCTCTGGGGTGCATTATTTCGAGAGTTCAACAGACAGAGGCGGACAGAGAAGGTCGTCGGAAACATATCACCGAAGCTGCGTTACGGGAGTTTGCCCGAAACGGCTACCACAGCACAGACGTTGCTACGATCGCTGAAAGGGCAGGTGTTTCGAAAGGGACGATTTACAACTACTTCGACAACAAGGAAGATCTCCTCCTCGGCGTTATTCATGACGGCTTTCGGCGAATTGACGAGAGGATGCAGGAAATTTTGTCATCGCCCGGCGATCCTGTCAAGAAGCTGAGAGAATCCTTACAGGCGTATCTTACGTTTTTCGAATCTCAAGAGGAATTCAGTGAAGTTCTCCTAAAGGAGGCGGTTCACATTTTTCCCAAGGTGCGGGATGAATATTGCGGCTATCTTGTGGAGAATGTCGGCTATATCGAGACACTGATCAAAGAGGGAATCGCTCAGAAGAAGTTCGACAGGATAGATGCTCGCCTGGCGGCACTCTGTCTGATGGAACTGGTGCACGCAGCCACGAAAGATTCGGTGCTGATCAAGAGAAAGATAAATGTCAGAGAAGATCACAGGACAATTATGAAGATTTTTCTCAACGGGATAGAGAAGAAATGAATCACAATCTCAGACGGTTAATCGGCCCACGACTGTTTCTATTGGTGCTTGTCTCGATGCCAATTCTCTTTCAGTCGGTATGTGAAGGGAGAGATCTTACGCTGGATGATGCAGTCGAGCTCGGACTCAGGAACGATGAGACTTACTTAATAGCCAAGGAAGAACTGGACCGAGCTGCCGGACAAATTCGAGAGGCTTGGGCTGGCGCCCTTCCTCAGCTCAGTTTCGATGGTCGATACACACGGAACATCGAAATTCCGGAAGTTGTGATCGGCAGTGAGTCGATCAAGTTCGGTACGAGCAACAACTACTCCCTCGGCTTGACGTTGATTCAGCCGATCTATCTGGGCGGCAAGGTTGGCGGTGGGCTTAAGATAGCGAAATACTATCGCAGCTATGCAGACTACAAGCTCAGGCAGACCCGAAATGATGTCATGTATCAGGTCAAGCAGGCTTTCTTTAGAGCTAAGCTCGCAAATGATGTCGTCGCCATACATGATGACGCCATCAAGCAGGCGGAACTGAATCTCGCAAATGTGAGAAAGCAATTCGAGCAAGGCATGGCTGCAGAGTTTGATCTTCTAAGAGCTGAAGTTGAACTGGCGAATATCCGCCCGCAATTGATAAAGGCGGGGAATGATTCTGAGCTGGCTGCAATTGACCTTAAGAACAGACTTGGCATAACGACTGATGAAGATATCAATTTGATGTACGAGTTTGATTCGGGTCAGCTTGA
This is a stretch of genomic DNA from Candidatus Zixiibacteriota bacterium. It encodes these proteins:
- the corA gene encoding magnesium/cobalt transporter CorA, encoding MISSFVWNPEEGGREFEGMINFSELLTKKDHVFWVDLSEPTDEESYILTHDFKFHPLAIEDVLSEMSRPKVDDYEDYIFVVFLVASGRPGGEDDLPFKEIGLFLTRNCVVTVHFQRLKVIDSIFARLHKDERFISRGADFFFHTVLDHLADTYFQTLLVIEAETDKIEDDVFEDPDPEIVKRIFTIRRDVLQIKRTIAPLREVVAQFARAKFSRIGERTSIYFSDIYDHLARISDEADEHRDALNSSLEVYYSNVSTRTNEIIKFLTIFTAILLPPSFIVGFYGMNFTTFAPGLEWEYGYVFVLAIILMVVGGLLLFFRKRKWI
- a CDS encoding TetR/AcrR family transcriptional regulator yields the protein MTDRSVSKQDDFALGCIISRVQQTEADREGRRKHITEAALREFARNGYHSTDVATIAERAGVSKGTIYNYFDNKEDLLLGVIHDGFRRIDERMQEILSSPGDPVKKLRESLQAYLTFFESQEEFSEVLLKEAVHIFPKVRDEYCGYLVENVGYIETLIKEGIAQKKFDRIDARLAALCLMELVHAATKDSVLIKRKINVREDHRTIMKIFLNGIEKK
- a CDS encoding TolC family protein, whose amino-acid sequence is MNHNLRRLIGPRLFLLVLVSMPILFQSVCEGRDLTLDDAVELGLRNDETYLIAKEELDRAAGQIREAWAGALPQLSFDGRYTRNIEIPEVVIGSESIKFGTSNNYSLGLTLIQPIYLGGKVGGGLKIAKYYRSYADYKLRQTRNDVMYQVKQAFFRAKLANDVVAIHDDAIKQAELNLANVRKQFEQGMAAEFDLLRAEVELANIRPQLIKAGNDSELAAIDLKNRLGITTDEDINLMYEFDSGQLDDSLDLQSGLSYAAQNHPAIVQQDYMVKSYDRAIGITRADGRPQLLFSSTFAYQAQSEEFSPPSNAWTKSWSASLILSFPIFDGRANSGRVKQVRADYNQSKYVARQMKENVLLSVRSAYGSWEEAVASLQSQEKTIEQAEEGIRIANLRYAGGVGTQLEVLSAQTANTQAKVNYINAVYDYELSVAAFERAAGYEPTIRGEEND